Proteins found in one Salvia splendens isolate huo1 chromosome 10, SspV2, whole genome shotgun sequence genomic segment:
- the LOC121752138 gene encoding uncharacterized GPI-anchored protein At4g28100-like, producing the protein MFQSITFSLTFLLFITFHPSPLPALPILPDPDPAAVQTQTLHRPPPATIPAFPEQSDASGCPLDLPDQLFRDIKSACTANPHHRPDPNSYSGQLHRTRCCPVLAAWLYSAYSDTALRPSAAKSPPQTAAAAYEMPVLPDDSETCVDSLEMALAGRGIQLRRPNDTCDVVYCYCGIRLHPFTCSEAFRLNSRGKLVGGEAVENLERDCAAGRGGAGLGGCSKCLNSLNLLNGERGGRSNRTERTNKMHNQDCQLMGITWLLNKDRSAYIHTVSAVLRALMMNTDDASDPTFCSLNSDGMPLAVDSSEINDQSSSTFLEVSLHKYLVPLCLLYMSILWVVI; encoded by the exons ATGTTCCAAAGCATCACATTCTCCCTCACTTTCCTCCTCTTTATCACATTCCACCCCTCACCACTCCCCGCTCTCCCCATCCTACCCGACCCGGACCCCGCCGCCGTCCAAACCCAAACCCTCCACCGCCCCCCGCCGGCCACCATCCCCGCCTTCCCGGAGCAATCCGACGCATCCGGCTGCCCCCTCGACCTCCCCGACCAGCTCTTCCGCGACATCAAATCCGCCTGCACCGCCAACCCCCACCACCGACCCGACCCCAATTCCTACTCCGGTCAGCTCCACCGCACCCGCTGCTGCCCCGTCCTCGCCGCCTGGCTCTACTCCGCCTACTCCGACACCGCATTGCGCCCCTCCGCAGCCAAATCCCCGCCCCAGACGGCCGCCGCCGCCTACGAGATGCCCGTGCTCCCCGACGACTCCGAGACGTGCGTCGATTCGCTCGAGATGGCGCTCGCCGGGAGGGGCATCCAGCTCCGCCGCCCTAACGACACGTGCGACGTCGTTTACTGCTATTGCGGCATCCGATTGCACCCTTTCACCTGCTCCGAGGCGTTCAGGCTCAATTCGCGCGGGAAATTGGTCGGTGGGGAGGCGGTGGAGAATTTGGAGAGGGATTGCGCCGCCGGGCGCGGCGGCGCCGGCCTCGGCGGTTGCTCAAAGTGTCTCAACAGCCTTAATTTG CTGAACGGGGAAAGAGGCGGAAGAAGCAACAGAACAGAGCGGACGAACAAGATGCACAACCAGGACTGTCAGCTCATGGGTATCACTTGGCTTCTGAACAAGGACCGATCCGCGTACATACACACTGTGTCTGCAGTTCTAAGGGCTCTCATGATGAATACGGACGACGCCTCTGATCCGACTTTTTGCAGCCTCAACAGCGATGGCATGCCTCTTGCAGTTGACTCTTCAGAAATCAACGATCAGTCATCATCGACATTTTTGGAAGTAAGCCTTCACAAGTACCTAGTGCCACTTTGTTTGCTATACATGAGCATTCTTTGGGTTGTCATTTGA
- the LOC121752133 gene encoding actin-interacting protein 1-2-like — MAELKETFACVPSTERGRGILISGDPKTNSILYCNGRSVIIRYLHRPLEVKVYGEHMYPATVARYSPNGEWIASGDVSGTVRIWGTHNDFVLKKEYRVLSGRIDDLQWSADSERIVACGDGKGTSFVRAFVWDSGSNVGEFDGHSKRVLSCAFKPTRPFRIVSCGEDFLVNYYEGPPFKFKMSHREHSNFVNCIRFSPDGTRFITVSSDKKGLLYDAKTGEMNGELTSEDGHKGSIYAVSWSPDSKRVITVSADKTAKVWEVSADSNGNLVKTLTCPGSGGVNDMLVGCLWQNDHIVTVSLGGSIFLYSSGDLDKAPLELSGHMKNINSLVLLKGAPQIILTTSFDGQIIKWIQGTGFSGKLERNVSTQTKCFEALEGEIVASGFDNKVWRIPMLGDQCGDADSVDVSCQPSDLSLAILSPDLVMVSHDTGVTLLRGTKVVSTIDLGFTATACSVAPNGNEAVVGAKDGKLHVYSVLGDTLKEEAVLEKHRGPITVIHYSPDISMFASADSNREAVVWDRATHEIKLKNMLYHTARVNCLAWSPNNELIATGSLDTCVIVYKIDKPADQRITIKGAHLGGVYGLAFSDDNTVVSSGEDACVRIWKVTPPQ; from the exons ATGGCGGAGCTCAAGGAGACTTTCGCGTGCGTGCCGTCGACGGAGCGCGGCCGCGGCATTTTGATATCAGGCGATCCGAAAACGAATTCAATCCTCTACTGTAACGGCCGATCCGTGATTATTCGCTACCTCCATCGCCCGCTCGAGGTCAAGGTCTACGGCGAGCACATGTATCCCGCTACCGTGGCGCGCTATTCGCCCAACGGCGAGTGGATCGCCTCGGGCGACGTGTCCGGCACCGTGCGGATCTGGGGGACGCACAACGATTTCGTCCTCAAGAAGGAGTACCGTGTCCTCTCGGGGCGGATCGATGATCTGCAGTGGTCTGCCGATAGCGAGCGCATTGTCGCGTGCGGCGACGGCAAGGGGACATCCTTCGTCCGCGCATTTGT GTGGGACTCAGGAAGCAATGTTGGAGAATTTGATGGGCATTCAAAAAGAGTTTTGAGTTGTGCCTTTAAGCCAACAAGACCTTTCCGAATTGTATCATGTGGCGAGGACTTTTTGGTTAACTATTATGAAGGACCTCCATTTAAGTTCAAGATGTCACACAG GGAACACTCAAATTTTGTGAATTGCATTCGCTTTTCTCCTGACGGGACCAGATTTATTACTGTAAGCTCTGACAAAAAGGGTCTACTTTATGATGCAAAGACTGGAGAAATGAATGGGGAGCTGACTTCTGAGGATGGTCACAAGGGCAGTATATATGCAGTTAGTTGGAGTCCTGACAGCAAAAGG GTCATAACAGTGTCTGCTGACAAAACTGCCAAGGTGTGGGAGGTATCTGCTGATAGTAATGGAAATCTGGTAAAAACATTGACGTGTCCTGGATCTGGTGGAGTAAATGACATGCTAGTTGGCTGTCTATGGCAGAATGATCACATAGTCACTGTTTCTCTTGGTGGCAGTATTTTTCTGTACTCTTCCGGTGATCTTGACAAAGCTCCTCTAGAATTATCTGGacacatgaaaaatattaattCACTAGTACTGCTGAAAGGTGCCCCCCAAATTATACTAACGACAAGTTTCGATGGCCAAATAATTAAGTGGATTCAAGGTACAGGGTTCTCTGGAAAGCTAGAAAGGAATGTTAGCACTCAAACTAAATGTTTTGAAGCTCTTGAAGGAGAAATAGTGGCATCAGGATTTGACAACAAG gTTTGGAGAATTCCTATGCTTGGAGACCAATGTGGGGATGCAGATAGTGTTGATGTTTCCTGTCAGCCAAGTGACTTGAGTCTTGCCATTCTTTCTCCTGATCTTGTAATGGTTTCACATGATACTGGTGTTACACTCCTCCGTGGTACAAAAGTTGTATCCACTATTGATCTGGGGTTCACTGCGACAGCATGTAGTGTTGCACCTAATGGAAATGAAGCTGTTGTGGGTGCTAAGGATGGAAAATTGCATGTCTACTCTGTCCTGGGTGATACACTGAAAGAAGAGGCTGTACTTGAAAAACATCGAGGTCCTATCACTGTAATTCACTACTCACCTGATATTTCCATGTTTGCATCTGCTGATTCTAATCGAGAAGCTGTCGTTTGGGATCGTGCTACTCATGAG ATAAAGCTTAAAAATATGTTATACCATACGGCTCGAGTAAACTGCTTGGCCTGGTCTCCTAATAACGAATTGATTGCAACTGGATCACTCGACACATGTGTCATTGTATATAAAATAGATAAGCCAGCAGATCAGCGGATTACTATCAAAGGAGCTCACTTGGGTGGAGTTTATGGATTGGCTTTTAGTGATGACAACACTGTAGTTAGTTCTGGTGAGGATGCTTGTGTCCGCATATGGAAGGTGACGCCGCCACAGTGA